CCATAGAAGTCGGGCGAGACATCATCTCCAACATACATCTCAGCAAGGTCCTCATAATATGCCATTTTATCATCAGGGATTTTGATTCTCTCCTGCAATCAGAGAGACAAATCTTGAAATCAGGGAAGTATTACAATGTAAGTATTTGTTTAGTAAGCAACAATTCCATTTCTGAAAATTGGGTCAAATTTGTGTCCATTTCTAAAAATCGGGTCAAATTTTGAGTCCCTTTTGAAACCTGTATGTCTACTTTCCAATTAAAAATGTTTCACTCATAAATTTGTTTAAGTGTAATTGATACTGTCATCTACTATTTGAGTAGCTTCTGAACCTGGCTAAAACCGAACACAATTTAATTGATACATCCCAAATTTGATATGTTTTGGCATCAAACATATCTATAAACTCTTAACGATGATACACATGTTATAagtattttaaacaatattcaATTACTAGAAGTAATAATATATTGAAGCTGGGGCCACAATCATGTAATAAAGTATATTATACCAAGCACATAATAGTAACATTACAAACCTGAATTATGTAAACTAAACATTAATTTACCTGAAACGCAATGGCGTAGTCATAATCACCAGCATCAATGGCCTTAGCGACACGAGAATTGGCCCCATCAGCACCAATCACAGCATCCACCTCCAAAGTCCTCTTCTCCCCAACCCCACCAACCTTCCCATCGAACCCATTATAATGCAAAACATAAGGTGAAACCCCATCTTTAGGCACATCCATCTTCAAAAACAGCCCATTGATAACCTCAGCACCATTATCCTTAGCTCTTTCCCTCAAGTACGCGTCCAAAACCTCACGCCTCACCATGCCAATGTACTCATGGGGCTTCAGTGTCTGCCCAATATCCACAGCCACGTTTGAGGGAGAGATCATCTTCATCTTGGTGACACGGCGGTCAATGATGTCCAATGGTAAATCAAACTCACCCACCATGCAGAGTGGGATAGCTCCACCGCAGGGTTTGCAGTTGTCCATTTTGCGCTCTATGAGGTAAGTCTCTATGCCACCTTTGGCTAGAGTCTCAGCGGCTGCGCCACCAGCTGGGCCACCACCGATCACTGCCACTCTGAGGTTACGGTTGGTGAGTCTGGGGCTTGATTTGGAGGCCAAGACTTGGAGTTTGAGCTTTCTGGGTGGTCTTGTTTGGGATTGGGAAGTGAAGAAGTAATGGGGTTTCTCTGTTGAGACTTGTTGGCGGAGTCCCACAAAGGATTTGAGAGCAATGGAAGCCATTTTTGGTTGGAGCTGAACTAGGGAGCTGTGAGAGTTTTGAGTTTAGGACTGAAAGTCAGTTAAGAGTTTAGGACAGCGTGTgcgatttttgttttttgatggTGGATATGGTTTGGGATATAAGGAAATGTGGGACGTTGGATGTTGGGAATGGACGGTTGGGATTGGATGTGGATAATGGGATAGATTTTTCGGGTCACTTTTGGTTTTGGTGTGACGGTGTTTtcgtgagttttttttttgatcgcAAGGTGGTTGAGTTTAAGCCACgtttgttttggtttggattttagTAGGGGTCCTCTGGGTATCCCACATGCTACCAATGAGATTTCCACACGTCATTTTTggagtttcaactttcaaacaTTTGTGTTTGTGGTACTATTCTCACAGTGACGTACGTACAAGAGGGACCATGAATCTGATGAGTTGACAACCATGTTTATCAAAGATCTGCCCAATGATGTACAAATCAAAACTTAATTGAGCGGTTTGGCATGGTTTTTAATTCATTATCAGCCCTTTACTCACCACCACTTTCACTACCACCCCAACTACCATCTACTCTTCATTTAACATACGTATATGTTTGTCAAATATCTAGATTTGCATCCTTTTCTTTGACTAAACAATATTGTTTTTGAAGGGTAATTACTGAGAAATTTCTAGTAAtgtgatttaaattttgtagaaatatgtgtgggtaaaaaagtatggaaaaatatatatgggtgcaaaatttattttctatgagCACTCGAGTTGTGCTATACCAAATGTCATTTTACTACATCAAaatatactttatttattttaccataccattttacaatacactctACATCATATATTCGATTTTAACATTcaacaaattaatataatattatcaaaccattaaaataatataaacatcaacCATAACCCATAAATCAAACATGAACaaacatatacacttagattaaattagagtaaaatttgtatattgtatttaaaaaaaaaaaaaaaaatcaaacaccatAACCACCACCACAATAGCCTTTAAACACATGCAATTAATTAGACACAAAGATCACCAACCACCATACTCGAGCCATTTCCATTGCCAGAACTACCATAGACAAGCCATAGCCACCACCCACAACCCATAAAATCAAACCTAAACAGACCCACAACCTAGCCCCCGCCACCAACAGCTCACCAACCACCACCAAAAATCAACTAAAATGAAGATATTATAGCTGAGTTTATGCGTTTTGTTGACTCAGTGGCTAGGTTCCCCCACCACTAATCCACCTTGACACAACTCACTGATCCACCTTACTATAACCCACCAATCCACATctagagagaggaagagaagttGTGAGTGAGTGAGAAAGGAAGCGAGGAGAGGTTGTGAGTGAGAATTAGAGAGCAAGAAAGGCTGAGAGAAAATCAgactggagagagagagagagagagaagtagaataaaataacccaatttttttttttttacaatttccaTCCATACAGTTCCaaatttagaattgtactgttcatgaaagccaaattttttagcatttagaacATCTAATGTGGaaggttttttggtgtttgttgtgccaaatgctaaaaatttagcatttggcacacctaatGCCAGTGCTCTAAGtttcacaaatttatttatgtgctctaatttttttttttctcattcatttcaattctctaaatttcaagtttatttaattaaggtctttttatttacttctgttaaacttaaaaaattctaaaaaaaaattctaaaaaaggtttttcaatcattaattggacttaaaaaataataataatttgaagaaaaaaaaattcaaaatctagacaattaattgtaatatttaataGAAGTTGATGAAGATTccttaaatgaataaatttgaaatttcaataactgaaataaatgaaagtaaatttagataattgaaatgaattctaataaaatatagatgctgagttatatatatatatatatatatatatttttttttttaatgagcaaAAATTGGTAGGCAGAACGACCGGAGTGACTTCATAGTAGTAACATCCTTACTACTGGGCTTCCCTAGATTTCATTTCTTTACGTAACACTtagacattttttaaaattttaattgatgcACTATTCTCATTTGCTTTATTAGGCTTCCTTTGATGCTTGTTGTTTCCATGGGTTCAATCTCTCTAATCAATTAACCAATTTCAATGGGCCCATCTCTTTCGTTTCATGCCTTTGACCTGCCTCCATTACCTTTTAAATTCTCAAATTCTTCCAGCCAAAACTAAGGTGATAGGATCCTTATAACCACCTCTGTGCTTCTTCATTTCGGTGTCCATTTCTGTTGGGCCGCTTGTGGTTTTTGCTTACGCATCTCATTTGATACACAAAACGATGTTATGGCAGTTCTGGGCATTCCTTTTTGTTGTGGCCCATTTGACCACATCAATAGCAAAAGCCTGCTAGTCGTTCATAACAATTTCCTCTTCCTCGAACTTTAATCACCTCAAGCCCAATGGACTTGTAGAATGTGAGAACTAGTTTGTTTTCTCTTATTAAacaaagtaaaagtaaaagacTAGCAGAAGACTAGAAGGTTTTCAAGTTGACTGGTTTATCTTACAATttgcaatattttattttttggctttaaaTATAAGTTAAAAATTTCTGGAAGATTGCAAATAACAAGTTTCCCAAactcattttattaaaacaTGTTCTGGAAAGTTCGTTTTTCATGCAAATCGCCAACCAAATGGTCCTTCACTAGAACAAGTCTAGGCATATTTACAATATCAGGTACCTCACATGGTTGTGAATTCTTCAATTACACAGCTTACCGATATTTAAACCACAAAAGCAAGCTGCAAAGAATGGGTACAAAATTTCCTTACCCATACAAACCGAGAATGTCCAAcaaattaaacaatataattgTTTTACAATTGTTACAACATATATGGTTGCCCCCAACATTGTGAAAACAATACGCCTCTAAATTCTTCATGCACAACATTAAAGTAATCTCCTATAGTAGGTGAACTCACAAAATCAAACATTAGACCACGCAAATATTGAAAATCTGAGCCTCACCCACTTTTTTTCCATGtgtatatttcataattttcattccCACGCGCTCCTTAACCACACGAAACATTATGGTATTCCTCTAACAATCTAACATATAATAtttgtacaaaattttatattgtttttggaCTCATATCGTTGCAACAAAATCATGGTAGTTGAAGTAGGTTAGAATCACCCACGGTTGGTTTATCAAACACATCCTCTTTGTTACGTTGCTTCTCTACTAGGATTTTACACTTCTCCATATGTTTAAAACCCCAACCCAAATGTTCTTAATTCGTATCCTAAAACCCCATTTCACTaaaacataacttggagctagGCATTGAGAAAATAGCTGCAATTTATCAAACATGAACTTCTTGGGGGTACTAACAATATTTGTGACTGTCCTAGGAATTGCCATTGATGGATGCAATTGCAAGACAGTGCAGTTCATATTTGGAGACTCCCTCTCAGACGTTGGAAACAACAAGTACCTAAGCAGGAGCTTGGCTCAGGCAAGCTTGCCATGGTACGGTATTGATTTTGGCAATGGATTGCCTAATGGGAGGTTCAGTAATGGACGCACAGTGGCTGATATAATAGGTACGTACTTTATGCACATGCAGTCTCAACATTTGTGATAGATCCATTTTATGGTGCAAattagatattacaaatttaaatgtatatgcATCTAGCGCTAcgccatttaaaattttaaatgacatgataGTTTGTATCTAGTTAGATTCAAGAATTGAAATCTTGACTGTGAAATGGAGATGATCTTGTTTTGTATCACTATGCTAGAAAAACTTGATATGCAAATAACACTAACTTGTGCATATTGATCAGGTGATATCACTGGCCTCACAAGGCCACCAGCCTTTCTGGATCCATCTTTAACAGAAGACATAATATTGCAAAATGGAGTCAATTATGCCTCAGGAGGTGGTGGGATTCTGAATGAAACTGGCAGCCTATTTGTAAGTTGTAACCATTTACAATTCATACTCCTTGTGTAGTTGTGTTCTCCCTCTTATCTCGTGAACAACAAAATATGATCCAAGCTAGACTGAAATTTTTTGGTGTCTTGCAGATACAAAGGTTCTCTCTTTATAAGCAAATTGAGCTTTTTCAAGGGACAGTTGAACTGATTCAAGCCAAAATTGGAAAGGCAGCAGCAGACAGGTTCTTCCAAGAATCTAGATATGTGGTTGCCTTAGGGAGCAATGATTTCATCAACAACTACTTGATGCCAGTTTACTCGGATTCGTACACTTACAATGACCAGACTTTCATTGAGTATTTAATGGAGACACTCAAAGCACAACTTAaggttaattaattaactaaaaattgtcaatcttcttcttctctttcttcctttaaatttatatttagctggaattttttttttttgggtatagaTTTTGCATGGCTTAGGAGCTCGACAGCTGATGGTTTTTGGGCTAGGTCCAATGGGTTGCATTCCACTCCAAAGAGTCCTCAGTTCAACTGGGAATTGTCAGGAAAGAGCAAACAAACTGGCTCTCAGCTTCAAT
The Quercus lobata isolate SW786 chromosome 10, ValleyOak3.0 Primary Assembly, whole genome shotgun sequence DNA segment above includes these coding regions:
- the LOC115963881 gene encoding geranylgeranyl diphosphate reductase, chloroplastic, whose protein sequence is MASIALKSFVGLRQQVSTEKPHYFFTSQSQTRPPRKLKLQVLASKSSPRLTNRNLRVAVIGGGPAGGAAAETLAKGGIETYLIERKMDNCKPCGGAIPLCMVGEFDLPLDIIDRRVTKMKMISPSNVAVDIGQTLKPHEYIGMVRREVLDAYLRERAKDNGAEVINGLFLKMDVPKDGVSPYVLHYNGFDGKVGGVGEKRTLEVDAVIGADGANSRVAKAIDAGDYDYAIAFQERIKIPDDKMAYYEDLAEMYVGDDVSPDFYGWVFPKCDHVAVGTGTVTHKGDIKKFQLATRKRAKDKILGGKIIRVEAHPIPEHPRPRRLLGRVALVGDAAGYVTKCSGEGIYFAAKSGRMCAEAIVEGSENGKRMVDERDLRKYLEKWDKTYWPTYKVLDVLQKVFYRSNPAREAFVEMCADEYVQKMTFDSYLYKTVAPGNPLQDLKLAVNTIGSLVRANALKKEMDKLSV
- the LOC115965279 gene encoding GDSL esterase/lipase At1g74460, producing the protein MNFLGVLTIFVTVLGIAIDGCNCKTVQFIFGDSLSDVGNNKYLSRSLAQASLPWYGIDFGNGLPNGRFSNGRTVADIIGDITGLTRPPAFLDPSLTEDIILQNGVNYASGGGGILNETGSLFIQRFSLYKQIELFQGTVELIQAKIGKAAADRFFQESRYVVALGSNDFINNYLMPVYSDSYTYNDQTFIEYLMETLKAQLKILHGLGARQLMVFGLGPMGCIPLQRVLSSTGNCQERANKLALSFNQGSSKVLDSLTKTLPNATYRFGDNYDVVNDLITNPHKYGFNNSKDPCCSFYNIRPALTCVPASTLCKDRSKYVFWDEYHPTDSANELVAKELIKKLGLMDGGAPSPAPAAIAPSPKSAHAHSPKSAHAHSPTSAIAPSPEG